In Mytilus edulis chromosome 3, xbMytEdul2.2, whole genome shotgun sequence, the genomic window GGACTGTTATTAATATTTGAACTCAAAGTTTAGTTGAATTGGTCCTTGAGACTAGTTCTAATCGTATGTTTTGGCCAATCATAATTGTAAAAGTTTTGGTAAGTCCATATGTAAAAAAGACCACATTCATTCGAAATATAATTTAGCCAAGCAGATCTTAAAGTGGAATCATTTTCTAATTTCAGCAATAGCTTAAACATAATGTAGCATAGTTTTTTCTTGTTTGCCTTTTAATATTCTTGTCCAAAATGATATCATTctgatttttatatcaatattaagaGGGTATCGACCGATTTCCCCATATATAACTTAGTTAGGTGTAGTAGATTTTAAATGGAGAAggcgtttacaaaattttaaatgaactttttctaggatgtcaatattttccagaggcggatttagggggggcccagggggcccgagcccccctttttgggaaaaaatttggttgcttatatagggaatcactgaagcgtgactagagcgggccccctcttaggtcagtcagtgggcccccacttatgaaaatttctggatccgccactgttttcATATCCCCATATTCCACGGTGATATGTCACAGCCATATAAAAGAATTGGTTAAACAAGTTTGTCAAAAAGATCAAGTTGACAGCTAATAGAAGTATTATGTTTTCTTCCTTTTCGTAAGACATCGTACATTGCGTTAGTAGTCTTTTCTGCCAAATGAAGTTTACCCGTTTTAAAACTCCCAGttcttaaaaatatatttagtcTTTAACAATATCGATATTTGAGTTattgtatttaaacattaaattcTTTTGTAATTTTCCCTTTGTAAATGCTACTATCTTTGTTTTTTCAACGTTCACCTGGAGTCCCCATATGTtacaatacatattaaaattacTAAAAACTTGTCTCTTTTTATTCACAAAATTAATATactatcatgaatattattatgtAAACATTGTTCTGTATTATTCATATCTGttgatttttgttaaatgttATGTTACCGAATGATTTCTCGTGATAAATTTTGCAATGTCATTTAAGGTAGGTAACGAGTGCGTCATTTATGTTTGTCGATGGTTGTTTAAACAAAATGGAATAGAATTGAACTATTATAATCCGGTTGCTTCTATTGGTCAATGATCCAATCCATTAAAATGGTATGACACATGCACAAGTTCGGCAGATTGCTTTACTTAATGTATTTGAATATTCATATTAAAGAACATGTTCTTGCAAGTTAAAAGATTACAACGAAGACTGGTCGAAATAAACATAAGAGTTAAccaaaatatctttatttcttGTAATTAACGCCTGTCGTTGGAACTTTTAAACATAGATTGCCTATTTTGTTGTATAGTATTTATTAGGTTTCTAACACGTAAAATATTGAAGCCTTAGTAACAGATTTCATAGAAGATTGCATAAAATGTCAGAAACGTAagtttgtgtaaatattttctttcaagtgcTATAATTTTGGTGTGGTTTGTAAAACGAAATtgattcaattttaataaaaccTTTTAATAAAAATTCAATAGTACTGAATTGTTTTTGTAAACACTATTGTCCCTAGTAGCTTCCACTAAAACAATAAGTTTATTTTTCGTTATTGCAAGGAGTTTTAACCTGTTAATCGAATTACAAATTAATCATCTGTTCATATTTTTTGCgaatttttttcttacaaaaaagTTATTATCTTTCAATAAGATGTCTTTGTAAATTTCGAAGATATACATCGAAAGACGTTTACTTTTGCATATAGAATTAGGAGAGATTGTAActttgccaatgagaaaactaccCACCTATTTTCTACATAGATTATatcgttgttttttttctgtttgaattgttttatacctACAATGTAGTCTTTTTGGTGCCCTTTTATAACTTGTTGTTAGGTGTGAGCTACGGCTCCGTATTGCACACCGTACTTGCAGTTTGACCtaatataattgttatttttttgttttactttacgCGTTTGgcgcgttttgtttacaaaagactcatcagtgacgctcgaatccagaaaagtaaaaaaggtaaaataaagtacgaagtgatgaccaaaattcctaaaagttttgtaaaatataactaacttaaaggtaatctattcctgaggtagaaatgccttagtatttcaaaaatcaaaatttattattaaagCCTTTTACAAAAACACATTGATTTgatgtcgcaaatacccgtttactgacTCCGATAACGCGTCgcaagtaaacttaatttgcgaccatcaaatcaacaataattattgatacaaacagttatctcctaaatcatgtatatgtcgtgtacaagttgcgattttgtacaggttataacatgtacaaaaatattgtaaaaatattgtacatgttataacttgtataatgcaaaaatacaagttataacatgtacaaaagtacctcgtacatgttataacctgtacaaaatattgcttaaaaatggttttaacttgtacaaaatcgaaaaataaagatatgtttctattatcgcaacagatATTATTGACCTCACTaatatttcataactttttcaaaggacacaaatacatgctttcaaagtagaggatgTATATTTTAAgcatcaaaatgacattcgcctcatgcaatgatcttaaagtttataaaaaaaatgagttataaattaacataagtcatgctgaaggccaaaaatgttgaagagtagatccaaagatattgataatgaagcgtgatccaatgaaaactatttcagctctctcttgcttttacagagtaagcatataagaGATTGTTTTGGTCTTTGCATGCTTTAAAACGAGAGGGAGGAGTGTTACCCAAAATAATTAGGCACCGTTCTTAaaatttttggaagaatttagttactagtatcttatgtaattgtcattgagaatatgcaagcttttagtaaaaaatgtaacacatacataaaacatacaattacacgaaaacacattttgccaacataagtcatgaaacatatatttctgaaactttgtaaTCATTGTCCTCTACAAaaaaagacacgttctggcctatttattgttgttctttatgcattggtgaatttaaaagtagattttacttcattaagatttatcttaaaatttgtacaagttaaaaccatttttaagcaatattttgtacaggttataacatgtatgaggtacttttgtacatgttataacttgtatttttgcagtatacaagttataacatgtacaatatttttgtacatgttataacctgtacaaaattgcaacttgtacacgacatatatacgactcaaatatcaatcagtacaaacacatacatttttgtacctaATAGAAATCAAATGGTATATATTTCTAAATAGTTTTAATACAAAAGCATATCTTTAGATTCATTCACTTCTTCTATTTGCAAGGAAACAATTAACAAGTAAGGGAAGAAtgtattttttacttttcataCAGTTTGATCGAAATATTAGGAgttttatttgatattgaaaaataatgatGAAACTTGTTTTTTTCTCTGAGTATATTGATTCATTTGCTTATATTGTTTTGACCTTGCAGAATTAGGATAGCTGTAGTTGGTAAACCCGGGGTTGGAAAAAGTGCATTAGGAAATACACTGATCGGAAGAAGAGAATTTGAGTCGCTTGTTAGAGAAGATCTTAGTTCTGGACCAGTTATAAGTAAAGTAGCAGATGCGTCTAACTGCGGTAGACGTATCAAAGTGAGCGACATGCCCGGGGTTACAGAATCACAAGGAGAAATCAAAAAAGCATTCGAAAACGGAATGAAAGAACTCTCACCTGGACCTACTGCAATACTTATTGTCGTCTCACCTCTCCGTTTCACTGATAAGGGCAACAAATTTTTTCAGGATTTGCAAAATTTGTTTACCCACGAATCATTCCTTCATTTTGCAATTCTTGTTATGGTACGAAGAAATGAATTAACTACAGGAAATGATGGTGATCTAAtggatataaaatattttatggaaaCAATGGCATCACCTGAGCTTCAAAATCTGTATAAGCAGTGCGGCAAAAGAATTGTAGCTGTTGAGAATCTTTGTTCAACTTCAAAAAAACAGGAGTATGCATCTGAAGTATTTGCAGCTATAGATAAGCTTGGTGGAGGATATTTCAGTAACACATATCTTGAAATTAGTAGTTTGAGAAAACAGGTAGAGAAACGTACATGCGACATTTCATAAAATATCGTTAAAATTACATGCATCATATGCGAAATAACCTTCATTGTTTATGTTTTTGATATATTTCAGATTTAGAATCCACCTttgaataatacatgtatatattcagaCGTCGTTCATGTAATGTGTAGTTTATCCGATGGAGAAAGTCTATTGAATAGTTGTAACATTTTGAAACAGctgctattaaaaaaaaacatagtcatTCATAGTAAACTGATGGGCTACACaagttttttttgctttatttcaaTTGCAACTTTTGTAAATTTAATGTATAATCATAAATTGTATTATTCTTTATTGTCTAAAGAAAATTTGCATTTCGAAAAGTGAATTTGATGACgaaatattcattatttaaatcATGTGGCTTCCGCCTAAACCATGGACGTGTCACCTTCAAATGCAATGTCAGCCTGTAACCAACGCCAAAAGGATAATCAGATAGGTCAACCATTTTTTGGAATGTTTTGAGGTCTATGTGTTCCTTCTGTTTTTGCCTCTGTCCTTTACATAACAGTGCGTTATGGCAATTGAGTGTTTTACAATTGATGAAATCAAGATTGACGTGGCGTGGTCACAACATTTTGATCTGGTCATGGATGACCAACAACAAATCCCCGTCTGCCTTTGCCGTTATTGTAAGTTTCTGTCTGGAAACAGCACGTTCCCGTACCCCTTCCTGCAATATTGATATGGCCTCATTCAGAATTTCCTTGCTTAGTCTCGGCAATATATAGATGCaaaattgttttaatgatttAGATGTTAGTTTAGTAgaaattgaatgatttttttcacaaaaagaaaaaaaaaccaaccgtAAAAACATCAATTATTTGGTTTCAATTTTCGTTTGGTAGAATTCGTGACACCTCAAAACTCCGGTATTTTCTTTAACCTCAGGAAAGTCAGATATTGGGGTTTCTAACGTCACAGAACCTAAATTGGACCGCATACCCAAATTGCACCTGTTTAAAATCATATCAACGGAAATCTTACGATTTTTCATAGAGTCATAAcaatttgatttgttattttatatgaCACTATAATAGATAAACAATGGATATGgagtatccatccatgacacagaATCATTTCATTGGCTTATTCTtatttcgccttagctgtcaaattttatatataaaattaatcccaGTTTGCCTTAGTGCAAATTTTCAGGTAAACAAGAATTAACTAAGGCGGAATGGGAGCTTCTGTAAACAATGTAATTaagttatgttttgtttgtattgcaattagtTGATATTTATCTCCTTTTTTCCCTGCCTTATgaggggcgtatgacatttgcgccgattttgaaaattttcattctttcatttgcgccgatttcattttttcatttgcgccgattttatatttgctcagatttacaggtaagttaatatttGTACATATACTGTACTATACCATTGATAAAATCTGGTTATAATTGTTGttcatttatgtttaaattacttttgattcatattgttctggaacTTCGTTGTAACACGATGGACATATTACACACTGAAACGAGCCGAGGAGTCAATTCTTTGGTCATCGACGGTAATACATATAGGAAGGTTAGTGTCTTGAAACATAACAACATATCTTTCAAATGTTCCATGAATCGTGTAAAGCATAGTCACCACGGATTCTAGTGTCaaaagccaaggctccgtgttgaaggccgtacattgacctataatggtttacttttataaattgttatttggatgaagagttgtctcattggcactcacaccacatcttcctatatctatgttatgattgacaattcattacaTTTATACAAATGGCTAATGGAAGAggtctaaaatgataaaataagaattacatgacttggatggagagttctctcatttgcactcatatcacatcttcttatatct contains:
- the LOC139515501 gene encoding GTPase IMAP family member 9-like, with amino-acid sequence MPGVTESQGEIKKAFENGMKELSPGPTAILIVVSPLRFTDKGNKFFQDLQNLFTHESFLHFAILVMVRRNELTTGNDGDLMDIKYFMETMASPELQNLYKQCGKRIVAVENLCSTSKKQEYASEVFAAIDKLGGGYFSNTYLEISSLRKQVEKRTCDIS